The DNA region catgctctgtctctctctgtcccaaaaatcaataaaaaacgttgaaaaaaagaaaaaaaaaattaaaaaaaaaaaaaaaaaaaagaaatgaaaaaagaccaGTTTTTTCTaggtatattttaattatagaacAAAAATAGATGAGTATGAATGGAAACACACTCTATACATGGGGAGCTCATGTGACACAAAATTAAACAGATTAACCTAAATATTATATAgtttctctttaacttttaaaaaaagattttatttttaagtaatctctacacccagcatggggcttgaattcacaacccccagatcaagagttgcacgctccaccaactgagcttgCCAGACAACTGAAAATACCATAGAATTTCTAGAAAGTTAGTTTAATCACCTTCTTGGGAGTATGAATAAGACTTAGTCAAAGAAGAATAttcatatgctttattttttctattaactCAAACACATACATCTCACTTTCCAAACTGTAACACTGAGAGGAAGAGTTTGAATAGACTCAGGTCAGGGAATGAAAGAGAACATGTTATGGAACTGGGAGACTATCAGTCAACTTTTAACAATAACCTGACATTATAATTATGTACCTCAAAAATGTCAAATTGacagataattataaaattaccTCCTTTGAGTCAtctattctttcaaaataaacaaaagcaaatcctCGTGATCGTCCAGTTCGCTGATCATAAACCACATTGACACCACTCAATGGTCCGTATCGAGAAAATACTTCACGAAGATCTCTCTCTGTTGTGTACAAACTGAGGCCAAACACTCCAAGGCAAGTGTTGGGATCTGGATTTGCCTGTTGAATATTTAAGATGTGATTTAATTTCAAGCTCCAAACTGAAGTAAAAATTAAGCCACACAGAAATACTTTGAACACCTCATCTAATACACAAAGACTATACACTACTTCAAGttacttggaaagaaaaatttaagaggaaaaaacccAGATGAGtaatattttacagtttacaTACAGTACACTCACCCCTTCTTTGGAGTATACATCCAGTTGTATCCTAAATAAAAACATCcctactttctatttctagtcCTGCAATTTTCAGAATGTATCCAAAGAATCCATCCTAGTTTAAATTTAAAGCCTTATTCGTGGCTTATTCAAATGTTATATACCTTACAGATTTGTACTTAATATGACTTCATCTTTAAGTGCTTTCCTCCATTTTCATTAAGGATATTCTTTCAATTTTCCCACAATCCTAACTTGAAAAATGTACTTACACATTTCAAAGCATCATTAAATAACAGCAGATTCCGTTACAGTTAAATGATTCAGTATCACATAGAGGGAAAACACAGCACCAAAGTTAAGCACGGGAAGTTTGAGGCAAGCAGCCTGGTTGAAACCTGGACTCTGCCAGTTAGCCAAAATCCAAACATCAATGTCACATATCCAAGGCTCAACTTGCTTATCTATTACATGCATTGAAAACCTCTGCACAGTGCTGAATgtgtgttagctattattattactacatgTATTTCCCTGCCAGCTTCCCTCAGCCTCCACCAAAAGTTTTTAATCTCAATATTTTCAgctcagtttttcattttaattcgtAGAACATATATTTTCTTCACAAATTTCAACTTTTCActcaaaagtcaagaaaataaaatatataaaaaatatattttttttaatatttaatttatcttgagagacagagaatcccaagcaggccctgcagttggggctgaaacccatgaaccataagatcacattttgagctgaaaacaagagttggacatttaactgactgaaccacccaggtaccccaagaaaataaaatatatttaaatgaatataaataatattcatatgCTTAAGGATGTTTCTGGaatatcactttatttattttttatttcctaagtaatctctacacacaatgaggggctcgaactcataacctgaagatcaagagtcgcatgctccaccgactaaaccagccaggtgccccctggaccGTTTAAAATAAcggtctaggggtgcctgggtggctcagttagttaagtgtccaactttggctcaggtcatgatctcactgttcgtgagttcaagtcctgcatcaggctctgtgctgacagctcagagcctgagcctgctttggattctgtgtctccctctctctctgtctttcctgcgCTCatactatctctctcaaaaaaatgaatgaatgttaaaaaaaacaaaaacaaaaacaaaaaccaaaaaaatccaaaaagacgGTCTAGTCTCATGAAAGCAAGGTATTATGCTATAACTAAACACCTAAGACAAAAtaagttttcattaattttttaaaactacataccCTGCTGCCTGTATGTCTTCTCCGGTTAGACATTGGAGAGTGACTTCGGCTTCTACGACGCCGGTATTCAGGTGTATATGACCTACTTCGAGATCGTCTCCTATGAGAGTGAGAATGGGATCTGGATCGAGTGTAACGTCTATGAGAATGCCTCCTTGACCTCGACCtgtgagagaaataaatttaagtgaaaatacTGAAGCAAATGGGTAATGCCAAGGATTTATACATGTACCCCAGCTCCTTTTTACTTTCTGAGGCAAGTATATTCTTCTTGTTCTCTTAATCATACATACAATCATCTTGTTCTCAGTCTATCCCTTCTACATTCACTCTTTTCACACTATACCTTACAAGCATATTACACCTctatcttcttttaaaagaaaaacacaaaacaggcaCTAAGGAAATCCTGCAATATTCTGagacatggatgaaccctgaggacattatgctaaggcAAACAAGCCAGCcaccaaaagacaaatactgtgattccacttatataaggttCTTAGAGTAGTCAAAACCATATAGCTAGCAAGTAAAATGATGGCTGccaagggctgggagagggggaaaaCAAGGGGCCACTGttcaatgggtatagagtttgTTTTACAGAATGAAGAGTTCTGGGACAGatggtagtgatggttgcacaatgtgaatgtatttaataccactacTCAATAGCACACTTAAACATGGTTAAGactgtcaattaaaaaaaaaaaatttttttttaaatgtttacttatttttgagagacagaatgtgagtgagggaggggcaggcagagagagagagagggggagagacagggagggggagagagagggagggggagggggagggaggaagggacagagggggagggaggaagggacagaagaagagggagagggagacagacagacatagaatctgaagcaggctccaggctccaagttgttagcacagagcccgatgcggggctcgaacccatgaactgtgagatcatgacctgagccaaagctggaagctcaactgacttgagccacccaggtgccccaagactgtaaattttgttatgtgtatctTACCATAACAAAGACCAATCACCAACTGTCATTATCACCACAGTAAAATCCTTTGATTCTTACCATCTTCTCAATATAGTTCTACATTCCCTTCACTGTTAAGTGTcatttcctttccaatctttCTTTAGCCCACTGCAATCCAGCATCTCCTAAATTAATCCAACAACCTAAATGCCCGTGTAATAGTCTTCATGTCTAACAGTCTTCATTTCTTCAAGTTTACTACAGCATCTCACTTGTCTTTCCCCTGCTGATTCCCtagttcttctcctttctctattTCCAGCCACTCTGCTATTTATTCACTATTCACATGATCCATCTTTGATAAACACACAGACCAGGAGCGAGCGAtcacagtccttttttttttttttaacgtttatttattttttgagacagagagagacagagcatgaacgggggaggggcagagagagacggagacacagaatcaggagcaggctccaggctctgagccatcagcccagagcccgacacggggctcgaactcacggaccgtgagatcgtgacctgagctgaagtcggacgcttaaccaactgagccatccaggcaccccatggagcGATCACAGTcttacaaaataatttgtttaaggcattcaataaatgttatacaTGCTAAGGGCCAGAGTGTCTAAaaagagagcacatgcgtgaAGAGAATTAAACTAACAAGGGAAGATTATTCAAAACAAAGAAGGCTAACAATGAAGCTGGGAGACATATTTTACTAGGTAGACAGGGGAAAAGTATTCCAGgaacagcaaaagcaaaagcaaaagttcCTTGGCAAGACCTGGAGATGTAGTTCCTAGCACATTTAAGATATAGAGATTTCCCATTTTCCTTAACACTAATTTACAGCCTCACtgtaaaagataaacaaacattaataagaaATCCTGTCACTTAAAATAtcaattgttggggcgcctgggtggctcagttggcttagtgtctgacttcggctcaggtcatgatctcacagttcatgggttcgagccccgcatcaggctctgtgttgacagcttagagcctggaccatgctttggattctgtgtctccctctctctctctgctcctcccctattcacactctctcaaaaataaataaacattaaaaaaaatgaaaaatgtttattttttgcggggcgggaaggggcagagacagcgagggtgacagagaattcaaagcaggctctgtgctgacagcagagagcctgatgtatgGGTAGAACCAATGAACcttgagatatgacctgagcctaagtcagacacttaagacaactgaaccacccaggtgcccttcaactgttatttttaaacagtaatgATAAATGACATAAATTAAAAACCCTTCAGGAGTGCCTAAGCTTTTCTCTGAATCAGATAGTGGTAAGTATTacgaaaaaaaattaagagtaaggCAATAAGGTGTGTATGTTCTTTAACGTTCTCAGGTGGCACACAGAGAATGAATTAAGTGATTGAATATCTGAGGGAAGAGAATTCTAGGCCGAGAACAACAAGTGTGAAGGtcctaaaatgaaaacatgctcatTTCCATTTGCACACCCAAATTCTACACAGTGCTATTCTGCACATGATTTAATTAGAGTGGTTAGTGAATCAAGTTGGATCGTGGATATGACAGAAAAGATAGCTGTGGACTCAAGAAAAGTATAGccttttaatggatttttttttgtctcatgcTCCCTTGCAAACAAACTCTACACAAAGAAATTATGTCTCCAATTAagaaattataggggcgcctgggtggctcagttaattaagcatcactatctgactctcagttttggctcaggtcatgacctcatggttttgtgagtttgagccccacatgcagcctgcactgacagtgcagagcctacttgggattctctctctgccattccccgaCTCATGTTATCtccatctctatcaaaataaacaaacttaaaaaaaaaaaaaaaaagaaaaaaaaattacatcgaCAAGAGTTCCAACCTGGACCTACTGAGTCACAATCTTCAGGTAAAGGATGTAGCTGGAATATGAATCTTGAAACAGCTTCTCAAATCATTGTGATAGCCAGTACAACATAGACACATCAACCTTCTCCGCTCTAAATTACATGCCAAGTATCCAATGGAGAAATTTACCTTTTGGTTGtacaaatactgaaataaaaaaccaaTCCTCAGATGCCAAATGCATTTAAATCAATCAATACATATTGAATCTATATTAACAGCCAGCATCTGATAGGTTAACTGGGCTAAGAGATGACTCTGCCTTATCTAAATCTTTATCTAGaacactcattaaaaaaaaaatcttttatttatttattttgggagagcatACATGCATGAGAGTAGGgaagggggtagggagagagagaatcccaagcaggctccacactcagtgcagagcccaataggAGCTAGATtccaagaccatgagatcatgagctgaaacgAGATCAAGAgactgacacttaactgactgagccacccaggcacccctagaacattCATTTCTAAACTCCACAGTTTGAGAAAAACTACTTCATGTTTTGGATGAAATTTCTTTGGTCTTTGGTCTAATCTTTATACAAAATGCAGCAAAAACAAGGAATTTAGTAAAAAACCACTTTGCTCTGAAAAATCCAAGGAAAGCATTTTAAGTACTATTTTAAGCACACTTACCTGGATTTTGATCTTGATCGAGAATGGGATTCAGAGTGTTTGGAAACCCTTGATGGACTACGAGATCCTGACCTGCTCTCCGATTTTACACGAGCAGGAGTTCCCGTTGGAGATTTTGACTGAGAGCGAGACTCCTAACAAAGAAGACAGTATTACAAATGGCACTGGTCACGTAGATGCCTAACACCTAACATTTAAAGTACCgtaattatttatattgattgctcctgaaaaacaaatggttaggCAACACCCTCCAGAAAAAATTTCAGCTCATTAATAACCCATTGTTAATACTGCTAACTGTCCTCAATAATTCCCTACTTGAACCAGATCACCAATTCTCTATTAACTAAGTAATCATGCAAATTCATCTACAACTTGATCATACAGACACTGGAACATAAACCATACATTTACTTAACCTAggacccattcattcttccagATTCTTTTAATTCTACTTCACTCTTGCTTTCTACTTCTCTTCATTCTTcattgagtttttcatttttcatacttCGTGTATTCTTCCCCAATTCAAACAATTCaaaatagccttaaaaaaaatattcaagtgcTTCTATCTGACCAAtcttctgttcaattttttcccccattcaattttaattttctgatctTTAATACTTTTCATTAGCCTTCTTTTATCTTGATTTATCTTCCACATTCTTGGAAAAAACTCTTCAATTTCTTCACGAACATTAACCTTaatggaaaaagaacatttaGTATATTTAAGCACGTGGGGATTATAAAACTCTGCTGGAGTTCAGAATGTTATCTACCAAATGGAAAAGCCAGCAGGTAAAGTGCAAATAActagtttattaaaaaacaattttataatctttaaaatttttcaaaagtctaGTTTCtaacaattaaagaaaatttactgaatttctctaaatgttttttaCCATATTCttcaccctcctcccctttcaTGTTTCATCCTATTTCCTAAAATGTgaacaattttaatataaataattaatccAAGCATAAATCTAACATTAACTGTAATCCCCCCCACGTATGTATTAAGTATTTACTAATTTATAACTTGAAGTCTTAGTTATCTTAAAATGAGCTTTCACTAAGCCATGCTAAGATACCAAGATACAGTTAAAGCAAAGCATTCTGGGCTGAAATTTGCACACATCTACCTAAACTCAATTATTAGAGAACACATGCTGatgttcaaagtaaaaaaaaaaaaaaaaaaaaaaaaaaaaaaaaaaaaaaaaattagtgaaattaCTAACATCTTTCCCCAATTATGTTTGACCACTATCTTTGCACACTCCAACTTAACCAGAAACATATGTTCTGAAATAAAGCACAAAGATAAACTTACGGGGAAAAGAGGACATGAAATTCTTAAAATGCCCCCTTTGGCTTATAAATTACTAATACATGTAATTTTGCAACTGTGccattttaatattctgtattatCATGAAGTATCATAATGTACAAAAAATTATACAATTAGTATCatggtctttattttttgatcccaccaattttattagttttccatgttttatgcagttacacatacatatattcccTTCAGTAACTATATCCTATATCAGAAAACTGACTGGCTTCTGAAAAAGTTGGATATAAATCAAAACTTTCCAAATCAAATGATTTAAAACTGAATAAGAGACTGTTTCTTAATCTGACAGATATATGATTACGACCAAAGTAGGATGGGACAGTCCGGTTTCTCTGTCCATTTACGCCTTGATTATCATTGTAAATAATTACCCCAACCTCACACGCATTTTCATTTATGCCATAAGACTATCATGCAACTTCCTTAAAACTTTCTCTTTGAGTTTAATGTCCAAAGATTTACTTATCAAGAACTGTACAAATGTTGCCAggcctatttattttttcagatgcaaacaaaactgaaacataTAGCTACCTTTTCCTTCAATATCAACCTTTCCCATTTAGCTACCTGTAAGTCTTTCACCACATCTCTCTAAATTCTCTATAGTCTCTAAATTCCTGGACAGATGACTGGAGCAGGGACAGCAATTTAGGCTTTTTCAttcactgaaaactgtaaaagcAGCATATTctgtacttcaaaaaaaaaaaaaaaaaaaaaagtatggccaATTTGCTTGTAATTGAAGCATTACACAGGCTGGTTCATTAAGGTGAAAAGAGTATCTTCCCCTATCTGCTTTCCCTTCTATAACACAGATCCTGTGTTATTCATTTATGCTGTTGAACAGCAGTAGATGAAACACTATATGACCACAGTTCATGTTTACATACATATCAGAATACTCTGTGACACcgtaaaatgtttaattttacaaCTGTATAAATCAgtcttatattaaaatttaagttttttcttaaatgcttatGTGAAGCTTTCTAGTACATGGTAAAAATATTATGGTCCAAATATGTGTATGTTTGATTTTCAAGTcttccctcagaaataaatataacaacTGAAAATTATTCAATAGTGCTGAAAATTGCCATTTCTTAGAAATTAATGTAAACAAGCTAACTTAGtaacatcttaaaatttaaagtttcaatCTCAGTTCTGGCACAGAACTTACTGGAAAAAACTAAACTTTCCTTTTGGTTTGTTAAAACATTAAGACATGACAGagtattttttcaaaagacattaggctattttaaaagaagtcttgctggggcacctgggtggctcagttggttgggtggccaactgtggcccaggtcatgatctcccagctcatgagttccagcccctcttcgggctctgtgttgacagctcagagcctggagcctggttctgtgtctccctctctctctacccctcccctatttgcattCTGTccatttgtctctctcaaaaataaataaacattaaaaaaaataaaagaagtcttgctttttaattatCTAAGGTTTCACAAACACCTAATACCTCTTTTGTTGCTTATCCTTCAGTTTTTCTATCATGAAAACTTAAATCTGCATAAATTTCTTCATGGAATCATTCAAGGTTAAGAAACAGTCCTCTTACCTCCCTTGTTAACAACTGGTTACAAAGTTGTCACTATCATTTTAACTTCTGAAAACAATTTAGATACAATCTAAAAAGGTAAAATTAGTAACTGTCAGTGAACTTAACTTGAAGAATAAACTACTAATTCTTCAGAATTTTTACTGTAATACAAAAAAAAGGCCCCTCATTCTAAGAACTGATATAGTTAACAGTCTTCACAAAGAAAAATGGTCATATCAATtaatatttgccatttttaagTAACTTATTTGTCAAAAGCTGGTACGAAGTACCATTTTCACTAAATTGTGCATTAGAAACCAACCTACAACCTTTGTGGACAAATGCTAGATTATCCTTTTCTACCTTTGAGACTTATCTTTATTACAAAATCATAACTTCAACTTTTCCCCCggagaaatacataaaacttaaataaaatactgagaaGGGCGGTTATCTGTCCTGTTTCACTTGATTACACTGAATCGGCTCTTAAAGCTGCCCAGTCAAGAAATTCTGCAAATTCTTCAGTAACCTGCATTCGGATCCAacaaccattaaaataaaaaaaatggacagaatgaCTCAACCAAGTCATATCCAAATTTTTATAAGCAATCTTAAACAGGCTTCCAGTCTACCTTACCTACTATAAACCAGAAGCCAGGCAGAAAGTTCTCATAGTACAACCTGCTTAAACGGTGTCGGTTCTTTCAACTATTCTTTATTATCAAGGTACCTCTGGTGGCAGCTGAAGGACACAGCCAAAAATAAAAACGAGAGAGCTAACCACAATACTAGGAATGTACCACGGTATATCCAATTCAAGCAATCTGTGTTAAAATACAGCAGCATTTTACACACCGTACATA from Panthera leo isolate Ple1 chromosome A2, P.leo_Ple1_pat1.1, whole genome shotgun sequence includes:
- the TRA2A gene encoding transformer-2 protein homolog alpha; the encoded protein is MSDVEENNFEGRESRSQSKSPTGTPARVKSESRSGSRSPSRVSKHSESHSRSRSKSRSRSRRHSHRRYTRSRSHSHSHRRRSRSRSYTPEYRRRRSRSHSPMSNRRRHTGSRANPDPNTCLGVFGLSLYTTERDLREVFSRYGPLSGVNVVYDQRTGRSRGFAFVYFERIDDSKEAMERANGMELDGRRIRVDYSITKRAHTPTPGIYMGRPTHSGGGGGGGGGGGGGGGRRRDSYYDRGYDRGYDRYEDYDYRYRRRSPSPYYSRYRSRSRSRSYSPRRY